One stretch of Lactiplantibacillus brownii DNA includes these proteins:
- the topB gene encoding type IA DNA topoisomerase yields the protein MTTVILAEKPSQARSYVQAFQKSTKKQGYYTVSDPVLPDNTLVTYGLGHLVELATPDKYDQKYQQWALSNLPIFPDKYRFEVSTSKRAQFKIVKDLLTKADTIIVATDSGREGSNIAWSIMNQAHIDVKSKTIKRLWLNSLEKDAIITGFKNLGDWHKDYLAYKEAQTRQISDWLIGMNGSPLYTLLLRQNGVRGVYSIGRVQTPTLYMVYQRDQAIKNFKPEPYFELNAEILANQQKFVAKLDPYQRFKDEAGLMTFMQAKHVQKGSQAGLIKGIQNQAKKRASPQLFSLSSLQSAMNKRYHASASQTLAAIQSLYEAKLLSYPRTDCAYITDEEFDYLVANLTKYLGLVSTQVALTNTTPNKRYVNGKKVEEHYAIIMTKVVPTKEKLASLPKLQQQVYDLVLRTTLAMFADPYEYEETTIITQVGDANFKATGKVPTKQGWQALFDDHKADQQEAATLPIVHQGDQVQANLQTPQKETTPPVPFTEGTLITAMKTAGKTLDDEVAQAILKDVQGIGTSATRANVLEVLKKRGYLVSEKNKLHVSEAGITLCKAVELEPLLTSPEMTAKWEQALQQISTEERTPDNFLSQIKKFVAKLIADVPTQLTGNSAIKQQINHQQQAQKVAGVFLETPQVTVINKQKFYIVKPKQGEDFTLPKKWSSKTLGKTAIKALVTKGETSKLKGFKSKKGKSFDAKLKLDGHKLSFDFD from the coding sequence ATGACCACTGTTATCTTAGCTGAAAAACCCAGTCAAGCCCGTTCATACGTCCAAGCCTTTCAAAAGAGCACAAAAAAACAGGGTTACTATACGGTTAGTGACCCTGTTTTGCCCGATAATACGCTTGTCACGTATGGTCTCGGACATTTAGTTGAACTAGCCACACCGGATAAATATGATCAGAAATACCAGCAATGGGCCTTATCTAATTTACCGATTTTCCCAGACAAATACAGGTTTGAAGTGTCAACTAGTAAAAGAGCGCAATTCAAGATCGTTAAAGATCTGTTAACGAAAGCCGATACCATTATTGTGGCCACCGATAGTGGTCGAGAAGGGTCAAATATCGCGTGGTCGATCATGAACCAAGCGCATATTGATGTTAAGTCGAAAACGATTAAGCGCCTTTGGTTGAATAGCCTAGAAAAAGACGCGATTATTACCGGCTTTAAAAATCTTGGTGATTGGCACAAAGACTATTTGGCTTATAAAGAAGCCCAAACCCGTCAAATTAGTGACTGGTTAATTGGTATGAATGGCAGTCCTTTATATACTTTGTTATTAAGACAAAACGGGGTACGCGGGGTGTATTCGATTGGTCGAGTACAGACGCCAACCTTATATATGGTCTATCAAAGAGACCAGGCAATCAAAAACTTTAAGCCGGAACCCTATTTTGAACTAAATGCTGAAATTCTTGCTAATCAGCAAAAATTTGTCGCAAAATTAGACCCCTATCAGCGATTTAAAGACGAAGCAGGGCTAATGACATTCATGCAGGCTAAACACGTTCAGAAAGGATCACAGGCTGGTTTAATCAAGGGCATTCAAAACCAGGCTAAAAAGCGTGCTAGTCCCCAACTATTCTCACTATCCAGTCTCCAAAGTGCCATGAATAAACGTTATCACGCCAGTGCCAGCCAAACCTTAGCGGCCATTCAAAGTTTATATGAAGCCAAGTTGCTGAGTTATCCCCGAACGGATTGTGCTTATATCACTGATGAAGAATTTGATTATTTAGTGGCTAATCTGACGAAGTATCTGGGTTTAGTCTCTACGCAAGTCGCTTTAACCAATACCACCCCGAATAAGCGCTATGTTAATGGGAAAAAGGTTGAAGAACACTACGCCATTATCATGACTAAAGTCGTGCCGACGAAAGAGAAACTAGCCAGCTTGCCTAAATTACAGCAACAAGTCTACGACCTGGTTTTAAGAACGACGTTAGCGATGTTTGCTGATCCGTACGAGTACGAGGAAACTACCATTATTACCCAAGTTGGTGACGCCAATTTTAAAGCAACGGGTAAGGTCCCAACTAAGCAAGGTTGGCAAGCTTTATTTGATGATCACAAAGCCGACCAGCAAGAGGCAGCCACCCTACCGATCGTTCACCAAGGCGACCAAGTTCAAGCGAATCTGCAAACGCCGCAAAAAGAAACGACACCTCCGGTACCCTTTACCGAAGGTACCCTGATTACGGCCATGAAGACCGCTGGCAAAACGCTTGATGATGAAGTAGCCCAGGCGATTCTCAAAGATGTGCAAGGCATTGGGACAAGTGCGACCCGGGCCAATGTGCTGGAAGTGTTAAAGAAACGCGGCTATCTCGTCTCTGAAAAGAACAAGCTCCACGTCAGTGAAGCCGGGATTACTTTATGTAAAGCGGTCGAACTCGAACCCTTGCTAACTAGTCCAGAAATGACAGCTAAATGGGAGCAAGCGTTACAGCAAATCAGTACCGAAGAACGCACCCCGGATAACTTTTTGAGCCAGATTAAGAAGTTTGTGGCGAAGTTAATTGCTGATGTCCCCACACAATTAACCGGCAATTCAGCCATTAAGCAACAAATCAATCACCAGCAGCAAGCGCAAAAAGTTGCCGGGGTGTTCTTAGAAACACCACAAGTAACTGTCATAAATAAACAAAAGTTTTACATCGTGAAACCCAAGCAAGGCGAGGACTTTACCCTACCCAAGAAATGGAGTAGCAAGACGCTTGGTAAGACCGCAATTAAAGCGTTGGTCACCAAGGGAGAAACGAGCAAATTAAAGGGTTTCAAGAGTAAAAAAGGAAAGTCGTTTGACGCCAAGTTAAAGCTTGACGGCCATAAATTAAGTTTTGATTTTGATTAG
- the mobQ gene encoding MobQ family relaxase → MAIFHMSFSNISAGKGRSAIASSAYRSGEKLFDQKEGRSYFYARSVMPESFILTPKNSPEWTSDREQLWNEVEKKDRKSNSRYAKEFNVALPVELSESEQKELLTKYVQENFVDEGMVADVAIHRDHPDNPHAHVMLTNRPFNPDGTWGLKSKRENILDENGNKTYTGNSRFPRSRKVWLVDWDKKEKITEWRHNWAVSVNQVLEQKNIPDRISEKSFIEEGIDDTPMQHEGINSKRHERKEFNQEVKDYRKAKASYKNNQEKVINRGHLDSLSKHFSFNEKRVVKELSHELKTYISLENLDDKRRMLFNWKNSTLIKHAVGEDVTKQLLTINQQESSLKKADELLNKVVDRTTKKLYPELNFEQTTQAERRELIKETDSEQTVFKGSELNERLMNIRDDLLTQQLLTFTKRPYVGWKLLMQQEKEVKIELKYTLMIHDDNLESLEHVDQGLLEKYSPTEQQKITRAVKDLRVIMAVKQVIQTQYHEVLKRAFPKGDLDGLPLIKQEQAYTAVMYYDPVLKPCQAETIEQWQTNPPQVFSPQEHQQGLAYLSGQLSLDQLENHHLQRVLKHDGTKQLFFGECKADPTIKNSQIEKIQKQLKGQQAKDDQYRKANIGHYQPLNYKPVSPDYYLKTAFSNAIMTALYARDEDYQRQKQAQGLKETEWEMTKKQRQHQTRNRHEDGGMHL, encoded by the coding sequence ATGGCAATTTTTCACATGAGCTTTAGTAATATCAGTGCGGGAAAAGGGAGAAGCGCCATTGCCAGTTCCGCTTATCGAAGTGGTGAAAAGTTATTCGATCAAAAAGAAGGTCGAAGCTATTTTTATGCTCGGTCAGTCATGCCAGAAAGCTTTATTTTGACGCCAAAAAATTCACCTGAATGGACGAGTGATCGAGAGCAGTTGTGGAATGAAGTTGAAAAGAAAGATCGTAAATCAAACTCACGGTATGCAAAAGAGTTTAACGTGGCTTTACCGGTAGAATTAAGTGAATCCGAACAGAAAGAATTACTGACAAAATATGTACAAGAAAATTTTGTTGATGAGGGCATGGTAGCTGATGTGGCAATTCATAGAGATCACCCAGATAATCCGCACGCTCATGTTATGCTAACTAATCGTCCATTTAATCCAGACGGAACATGGGGATTAAAAAGTAAAAGAGAAAATATATTAGATGAAAATGGGAACAAGACTTATACAGGAAATAGTCGTTTTCCAAGATCAAGAAAGGTGTGGCTAGTTGATTGGGATAAAAAAGAAAAAATAACTGAATGGCGGCACAATTGGGCGGTTAGTGTAAATCAAGTTTTAGAGCAAAAAAATATTCCCGATCGGATCAGCGAAAAATCATTTATCGAGGAGGGAATAGATGATACCCCAATGCAACATGAGGGAATCAATAGTAAGCGGCATGAAAGAAAAGAATTTAACCAAGAAGTTAAGGACTATCGCAAGGCCAAAGCCAGTTATAAAAATAACCAAGAAAAAGTAATCAATAGAGGTCATTTAGATAGCCTAAGTAAACACTTCTCGTTTAATGAAAAACGGGTAGTTAAAGAGTTAAGCCATGAACTGAAAACTTATATCAGTTTGGAGAACTTAGATGATAAGCGGCGCATGCTATTTAATTGGAAAAACAGCACCTTAATTAAACATGCGGTTGGTGAAGATGTGACTAAACAATTATTGACAATTAACCAACAAGAAAGCTCACTCAAAAAAGCAGATGAACTCTTAAATAAAGTGGTTGATCGCACGACTAAAAAACTTTATCCAGAGCTTAATTTTGAACAGACCACGCAAGCTGAAAGACGAGAATTAATTAAGGAAACCGATAGCGAACAAACAGTTTTCAAGGGTAGTGAATTAAACGAACGTTTAATGAACATTCGTGATGATTTGTTGACCCAACAATTATTGACCTTTACCAAACGGCCATACGTTGGCTGGAAGTTATTAATGCAACAAGAAAAGGAAGTCAAAATCGAACTGAAATATACGCTGATGATTCATGACGATAACTTAGAAAGTCTAGAACACGTCGATCAAGGGTTACTAGAGAAATATTCACCAACCGAACAGCAAAAGATTACTCGCGCAGTCAAAGATCTACGGGTAATCATGGCCGTTAAGCAAGTCATTCAAACGCAATACCATGAAGTATTGAAAAGGGCCTTTCCCAAAGGTGATTTAGATGGATTGCCATTGATTAAACAGGAACAAGCCTATACAGCCGTGATGTACTATGATCCTGTTTTAAAGCCATGTCAGGCCGAAACGATTGAACAGTGGCAAACAAATCCACCACAGGTGTTTAGTCCCCAAGAACATCAACAAGGACTAGCTTATTTATCGGGACAGCTTAGCTTAGATCAGTTAGAAAATCATCACTTACAACGGGTTTTAAAGCATGATGGCACTAAACAACTCTTTTTTGGCGAATGCAAAGCCGATCCGACGATTAAGAACAGTCAGATCGAGAAAATCCAAAAACAGTTAAAAGGGCAACAAGCCAAGGACGACCAGTACAGAAAAGCAAATATCGGACATTATCAACCACTGAACTACAAGCCAGTTAGTCCAGACTATTACTTAAAGACGGCCTTTAGTAACGCAATCATGACCGCCCTATATGCCCGTGATGAAGATTACCAACGGCAAAAACAAGCGCAAGGTTTAAAGGAGACTGAGTGGGAAATGACGAAAAAGCAACGGCAACACCAAACCCGGAACCGGCATGAAGATGGGGGCATGCACTTGTAA
- a CDS encoding type II toxin-antitoxin system RelB/DinJ family antitoxin: MAVKEKKRVQVKIDKDLADDTEAVLSELGLNPTTAINMFYKRIVANGALPFNASLSEEERANLRFLKATEGTPVTEFKDAKEVADWLNNPDED, from the coding sequence ATGGCAGTTAAGGAAAAGAAACGGGTCCAAGTCAAGATTGATAAAGATTTGGCCGATGATACCGAAGCAGTTTTAAGCGAATTGGGCTTAAATCCAACCACGGCCATTAACATGTTTTACAAGCGGATTGTTGCTAATGGTGCTTTACCTTTTAATGCGTCTTTAAGCGAAGAAGAAAGAGCTAATTTACGCTTTTTAAAGGCGACCGAAGGGACACCAGTCACCGAGTTCAAAGACGCTAAAGAGGTCGCTGATTGGCTCAACAATCCAGATGAGGACTAA
- a CDS encoding ParA family protein, with translation MTTTITTGNFKGGVGKTTNAVMIAYTLSNRGKKSLIVDLDPQANATDLLFTTMSQVYGTKPDFSETLEVALKKGSLENAIVHVNDNLDLLPSDDDLQNYDKFLSSSFPDDYTQDHYFSKLLSKISSKYDFVILDVPPQLNKFTDSALVASDYVIVILQTQERSLRGAETYVKHLLQIKDDYSLDIDLLGVLPVLQQNGNDLDLDVIEDATTSFGNANMFKQKVRQMARLKRFDRTGITNNASHDINDRRVHYLYDLVVDELLERLKLIRG, from the coding sequence TTGACCACAACTATTACAACCGGGAATTTTAAAGGTGGAGTTGGAAAAACAACTAATGCTGTTATGATTGCTTACACCTTATCTAATAGAGGGAAAAAATCCTTAATAGTAGATCTTGATCCACAAGCTAATGCTACAGACTTGCTGTTTACAACAATGAGCCAAGTGTATGGAACTAAACCTGATTTTAGCGAAACGCTTGAAGTTGCTTTAAAAAAAGGTAGTTTAGAAAATGCAATTGTTCATGTAAATGATAACTTAGATTTACTTCCTTCGGATGATGATTTACAGAACTATGATAAATTTCTAAGCTCTTCGTTTCCTGATGACTACACACAAGATCATTATTTCTCTAAACTATTATCAAAAATTTCAAGTAAATATGATTTTGTAATATTAGACGTTCCCCCACAATTAAACAAATTTACTGATTCCGCTTTGGTTGCAAGTGATTACGTTATTGTTATTTTGCAAACCCAAGAGCGCTCATTGCGAGGGGCAGAAACATACGTTAAGCACTTATTGCAAATCAAAGACGATTACTCTCTCGACATTGATTTGTTAGGCGTTTTACCTGTCTTACAACAAAACGGAAATGATTTAGATTTAGACGTTATCGAAGATGCAACTACAAGCTTCGGCAATGCAAACATGTTTAAACAAAAGGTGCGTCAGATGGCTAGACTAAAACGATTTGATCGCACTGGTATAACAAATAATGCTAGCCATGACATAAACGACAGAAGGGTTCACTATCTTTATGATTTGGTTGTAGATGAATTATTAGAACGTTTAAAATTGATTAGAGGTTAA